A single region of the Deltaproteobacteria bacterium genome encodes:
- a CDS encoding DUF2088 domain-containing protein, producing the protein MPEVMVPCGTQMVPFPLDERVEQVSQGASLGIPAQSDLAAAVRPTVETPLDRPPLRELARRAKRVTVAFDDPTVPCYAPLWEEALGQIVSALVAGGVAEEQITLLCANALHRQFTFEELARTIGRPLAERFRGRLLCHDAEDAANMVHLGTTSNGYEVELNRLAVETDLCVYLNTSVFRAFNGGWKSICVGLATYRSIRHHHSPDVMSMSTEKNRMHEILDEMGELVVARLGEDHVFKVETVLANPLQVGRMWGGSVRATRQAVLDLQREQTQSRRSLLAEKADIVAYGVPAWSPYAAYAGMNPLLTLVSTGLGYLGGVIEALGKPGCSVILATPCPDEWDEAHHPTYREVWNDILSSSRDPYAIRAAHEARYAQHAGYIAKYRHSFGFHPVHGIMATFPLKRLRHASRVFVAHAERPELVRHLGFVPTATLADALAQAREHHGPDARVALVRYPMAFNRQ; encoded by the coding sequence ATGCCCGAGGTGATGGTCCCCTGCGGCACCCAGATGGTGCCTTTTCCCCTCGACGAGAGGGTCGAGCAGGTCTCGCAAGGCGCCTCGCTCGGCATCCCGGCCCAGAGCGACCTCGCCGCCGCGGTGCGACCCACCGTCGAGACGCCGCTCGATCGGCCGCCCCTGCGCGAGCTGGCCCGCCGCGCGAAGCGCGTCACCGTGGCCTTCGACGACCCCACGGTCCCCTGCTACGCCCCGCTCTGGGAAGAGGCGCTGGGCCAGATCGTGTCGGCGCTCGTCGCCGGCGGGGTCGCCGAGGAGCAGATCACCCTGCTCTGCGCCAACGCGCTCCACCGGCAGTTCACCTTCGAGGAGCTCGCGCGCACCATCGGCCGGCCGCTCGCCGAGCGCTTCCGGGGACGGCTCCTCTGCCACGACGCCGAGGACGCGGCGAACATGGTGCACCTCGGCACTACCTCGAACGGCTACGAGGTGGAGCTGAACCGCCTCGCCGTCGAAACCGACCTATGCGTCTATCTCAACACGTCGGTCTTTCGCGCCTTCAACGGCGGGTGGAAGTCGATCTGCGTCGGTCTCGCGACCTATCGCTCAATCCGGCACCACCACAGCCCCGACGTGATGTCCATGTCCACCGAGAAGAACCGCATGCACGAGATCCTCGACGAGATGGGGGAGCTCGTCGTGGCGCGGCTCGGCGAAGACCACGTCTTCAAGGTGGAGACGGTGCTCGCGAACCCGCTCCAGGTGGGTCGCATGTGGGGCGGCAGCGTGCGCGCCACGCGGCAGGCGGTGCTCGACCTGCAGCGCGAGCAGACCCAGTCGCGGCGGAGCCTCCTCGCGGAGAAGGCCGACATCGTCGCCTACGGAGTGCCGGCCTGGAGCCCGTACGCGGCCTACGCCGGCATGAACCCGCTCCTCACCCTGGTCTCGACGGGGCTCGGCTACCTGGGCGGCGTGATCGAGGCGCTCGGCAAGCCCGGCTGCTCGGTGATCCTGGCCACCCCGTGCCCCGACGAATGGGACGAGGCGCACCACCCCACCTACCGCGAGGTCTGGAACGACATCCTCTCGAGCTCGCGCGACCCCTACGCGATCCGCGCGGCGCACGAGGCACGCTACGCGCAGCACGCGGGCTATATCGCTAAATACCGACATAGCTTTGGCTTCCACCCCGTGCACGGGATCATGGCCACCTTTCCGCTGAAGCGCCTCCGGCACGCCTCCCGCGTCTTCGTCGCCCACGCCGAGCGGCCGGAGCTCGTGCGTCACCTCGGCTTCGTACCGACGGCCACGCTGGCCGACGCGCTCGCGCAGGCCCGCGAGCATCACGGCCCGGACGCGCGCGTGGCGCTGGTTCGTTACCCCATGGCCTTCAACCGTCAGTGA
- a CDS encoding DUF2934 domain-containing protein has product MPTTKKTRTSSATKVPETSAVTVKKVRTRTRTPRQGAVAPLVVRAPEEPSYETVAVRAYELYLGRGGAHGCDVEDWLQAERELRDA; this is encoded by the coding sequence ATGCCGACCACGAAGAAGACCCGAACGTCGAGCGCCACCAAGGTTCCCGAGACCAGCGCGGTGACGGTCAAGAAAGTCCGCACGCGGACGCGTACGCCGCGCCAAGGGGCCGTCGCGCCCCTCGTGGTGCGGGCGCCCGAGGAGCCGAGCTACGAGACGGTCGCCGTGCGAGCCTACGAGCTCTACCTGGGACGGGGCGGCGCTCACGGCTGCGACGTCGAGGACTGGCTGCAGGCCGAGCGCGAGCTGCGAGACGCGTAG